In Camelus ferus isolate YT-003-E chromosome 5, BCGSAC_Cfer_1.0, whole genome shotgun sequence, one genomic interval encodes:
- the ATG4B gene encoding cysteine protease ATG4B isoform X1, which yields MDAATLTYDTLRFAEFEDFPETSEPVWILGRKYSIFTEKDEILADVASRLWFTYRKNFPAIGGTGPTSDAGWGCMLRCGQMIFAQALVCRHLGRDWRWTQRKRQPDSYFSVLNAFVDRKDSYYSIHQIAQMGVGEGKSVGQWYGPNTVAQVLKKLAVFDTWSALAVHIAMDNTVVMEDIRKLCRSSLPCAGAAAFPADSEQHCNGFPAGAEVSSRTSPSPWRPLVLLIPLRLGLTDINSAYTETLKHCFMMPQSLGVIGGKPNSAHYFIGYVGEELIYLDPHTTQPAVQVTDSCLIPDESFHCQHPPSRMNISELDPSIAVGFFCKTEDDFNDWCQQVKKLSLLGGALPMFELVEQQPSHLACPDVLNLSLDSSDVERLERFFDSEDEDFEILSL from the exons ATGGACGcag CTACCCTGACCTACGACACTCTCCGATTTGCTGAGTTTGAAGATTTCCCTGAGACCTCGGAGCCTGTTTGGATCCTGGGTAGAAAATACAGCATCTTCACAG AAAAGGACGAGATCTTGGCCGATGTGGCGTCACGACTTTGGTTCACATACAGGAAGAACTTCCCAGCCATTG GGGGCACCGGCCCCACCTCGGACGCAGGCTGGGGCTGCATGCTGCGGTGTGGACAGATGATCTTCGCCCAAGCCCTGGTGTGCAGGCACCTGGGCCGCG ATTGGAGGTGGACCCAGCGGAAGAGGCAGCCTGACAGCTACTTCAGTGTCCTTAACGCATTTGTTGACAGGAAGGACAGCTACTACTCCATTCACCAGATAG CGCAAATGGGAGTCGGCGAGGGCAAGTCTGTCGGCCAGTGGTACGGGCCCAACACCGTCGCCCAGGTCCTCAA GAAGCTCGCTGTCTTTGACACATGGAGCGCCCTGGCCGTGCACATAGCAATGGACAACACGGTGGTGATGGAGGACATCC GAAAGTTGTGCAGGAGCAGCCTTCCTTGTGCTGGGGCTGCCGCATTTCCTGCGGATTCCGAGCAACACTGTAACGGTTTCCCTGCTGGGGCGGAGGTCAGCAGCAGAACCTCACCGTCGCCGTGGAGACCCTTGGTGCTGCTCATCCCGCTGCGCCTGGGGCTCACGGACATCAACTCAGCCTACACGGAGACGCTGAAG CACTGCTTCATGATGCCGCAGTCCCTGGGCGTGATCGGAGGGAAGCCCAACAGCGCCCACTACTTCATCGGCTACGTCG GCGAGGAGCTCATCTACCTGGACCCGCACACCACACAGCCCGCCGTGCAGGTCACTGACAGCTGCCTGATCCCAGACGAGAGCTTCCACTGCCAGCACCCGCCCAGCAGGATGAACATCTCAGAGCTAGACCCGTCCATCGCCGTG GGGTTTTTTTGCAAGACTGAGGACGACTTTAATGACTGGTGCCAGCAAGTCAAAAAG CTGTCCCTGCTCGGAGGCGCCCTGCCCATGTTTGAGCTGGTGGAACAGCAGCCTTCCCACCTGGCCTGCCCTGACGTCCTGAACCTGTCCTTAG ATTCTTCTGATGTAGAGCGATTGGAAAGATTCTTTGACTCAGAAGATGAAGACTTTGAAATCTTGTCCCTTTGA
- the ATG4B gene encoding cysteine protease ATG4B isoform X2 — protein MDAATLTYDTLRFAEFEDFPETSEPVWILGRKYSIFTEKDEILADVASRLWFTYRKNFPAIDWRWTQRKRQPDSYFSVLNAFVDRKDSYYSIHQIAQMGVGEGKSVGQWYGPNTVAQVLKKLAVFDTWSALAVHIAMDNTVVMEDIRKLCRSSLPCAGAAAFPADSEQHCNGFPAGAEVSSRTSPSPWRPLVLLIPLRLGLTDINSAYTETLKHCFMMPQSLGVIGGKPNSAHYFIGYVGEELIYLDPHTTQPAVQVTDSCLIPDESFHCQHPPSRMNISELDPSIAVGFFCKTEDDFNDWCQQVKKLSLLGGALPMFELVEQQPSHLACPDVLNLSLDSSDVERLERFFDSEDEDFEILSL, from the exons ATGGACGcag CTACCCTGACCTACGACACTCTCCGATTTGCTGAGTTTGAAGATTTCCCTGAGACCTCGGAGCCTGTTTGGATCCTGGGTAGAAAATACAGCATCTTCACAG AAAAGGACGAGATCTTGGCCGATGTGGCGTCACGACTTTGGTTCACATACAGGAAGAACTTCCCAGCCATTG ATTGGAGGTGGACCCAGCGGAAGAGGCAGCCTGACAGCTACTTCAGTGTCCTTAACGCATTTGTTGACAGGAAGGACAGCTACTACTCCATTCACCAGATAG CGCAAATGGGAGTCGGCGAGGGCAAGTCTGTCGGCCAGTGGTACGGGCCCAACACCGTCGCCCAGGTCCTCAA GAAGCTCGCTGTCTTTGACACATGGAGCGCCCTGGCCGTGCACATAGCAATGGACAACACGGTGGTGATGGAGGACATCC GAAAGTTGTGCAGGAGCAGCCTTCCTTGTGCTGGGGCTGCCGCATTTCCTGCGGATTCCGAGCAACACTGTAACGGTTTCCCTGCTGGGGCGGAGGTCAGCAGCAGAACCTCACCGTCGCCGTGGAGACCCTTGGTGCTGCTCATCCCGCTGCGCCTGGGGCTCACGGACATCAACTCAGCCTACACGGAGACGCTGAAG CACTGCTTCATGATGCCGCAGTCCCTGGGCGTGATCGGAGGGAAGCCCAACAGCGCCCACTACTTCATCGGCTACGTCG GCGAGGAGCTCATCTACCTGGACCCGCACACCACACAGCCCGCCGTGCAGGTCACTGACAGCTGCCTGATCCCAGACGAGAGCTTCCACTGCCAGCACCCGCCCAGCAGGATGAACATCTCAGAGCTAGACCCGTCCATCGCCGTG GGGTTTTTTTGCAAGACTGAGGACGACTTTAATGACTGGTGCCAGCAAGTCAAAAAG CTGTCCCTGCTCGGAGGCGCCCTGCCCATGTTTGAGCTGGTGGAACAGCAGCCTTCCCACCTGGCCTGCCCTGACGTCCTGAACCTGTCCTTAG ATTCTTCTGATGTAGAGCGATTGGAAAGATTCTTTGACTCAGAAGATGAAGACTTTGAAATCTTGTCCCTTTGA
- the DTYMK gene encoding thymidylate kinase isoform X4, with amino-acid sequence MGGPGDAATRWRRREDTAMAGLRGALIVLEGVDRAGKSTQGRKLVDALCTAGHRAELLRFPERSTEIGKLLSSYLEKKSEVEDHSVHLLFSANRWEQVPLIKEKLGQGITLVVDRYAFSGVAFTSAKENFSLDWCKQPDVGLPKPDLVVFLQLRLAEAAARSEFGQERYEDRAFQEQVLRRFHQLQGDTSLNWKMVDASRSIEEVHQEICTLSKDTIQAAAQRPLGELWK; translated from the exons ATGGGCGGCCCGGGCGACGCGGCGacgcggtggcggcggcgggaaGATACGGCGATGGCAGGCCTTCGCGGGGCTCTCATCGTGCTGGAGGGGGTGGACCGCGCGGGGAAGAGCACGCAGGGCCGCAAGCTGGTGGACGCGCTGTGTACCGCAGGCCACCGCGCCGAGCTGCTGCGCTTCCCGG aaagatcaaCAGAAATTGGCAAACTTCTGAGTTCTtacttggaaaagaaaagtgaGGTGGAGGATCACTCAGTGCACCTGCTTTTCTCTGCGAACCGCTGGGAACAAGT GCCATTGATTAAGGAGAAGCTGGGCCAGGGCATCACCTTGGTCGTGGACAGATATGCATTTTCTGGCGTCGCCTTCACCAGCGCCAAGGAG AACTTCTCCCTGGATTGGTGCAAGCAGCCCGACGTGGGCCTTCCCAAACCGGACCTGGTCGTGTTCCTCCAGCTGCGCCTGGCGGAGGCGGCCGCGCGCAGCGAGTTTGGCCAGGAGCGCTACGAGGACCGTGCCTTCCAGGAGCAGGTGCTGCGGCGCTTCCACCAGCTCCAGGGCGACACCTCCCTGAACTGGAAG ATGGTGGACGCCTCCAGAAGCATCGAAGAGGTCCACCAGGAAATCTGCACGCTATCCAAGGACACCATCCAGGCCGCCGCACAGAGGCCGCTGGGGGAGCTGTGGAAATAG